A window of Deinococcus radiotolerans contains these coding sequences:
- a CDS encoding branched-chain amino acid ABC transporter permease: MSTVLQQLFNALALGGVYALVALGLTLVYGVMRVPNFAHGGLYMLGAYLTYAALTGLKVGYVPALILSALGVALLAALMERVIFHPLRNAPHVHPMIAAIGVLFFLEALISHPRVFGPDFKQIAEPLPGIVNLGGVTLTWQRLLIIAASVLVMLGLNYFLKRTLTGATIEAMSQNREGARLVGINTNRVGMLTFAISGALAAVAASLIAPINAVTPSMGEVMNLKVFAIIILGGMGSVPGAIVGAFLLAFTEVFGGFYISLDFADVIGFAMLVVVLALRPQGLFRKGT, translated from the coding sequence TTGTCGACGGTGCTGCAACAACTGTTCAACGCGCTGGCGCTGGGCGGCGTGTACGCCCTGGTGGCGCTGGGACTGACGCTGGTGTACGGCGTGATGCGCGTCCCGAACTTCGCGCACGGCGGGCTGTACATGCTGGGCGCGTACCTGACGTACGCGGCGCTGACGGGCCTGAAGGTGGGGTACGTGCCCGCGCTGATCCTCTCGGCGCTGGGCGTGGCGCTGCTGGCCGCACTCATGGAACGAGTGATCTTCCACCCTCTGCGCAACGCGCCGCACGTGCATCCGATGATCGCAGCGATCGGGGTGCTGTTCTTCTTGGAGGCGCTGATCTCGCACCCGCGGGTGTTCGGGCCGGACTTCAAGCAGATCGCCGAGCCGCTGCCCGGCATCGTGAACCTGGGCGGCGTGACGCTGACGTGGCAGCGGCTGCTGATCATCGCGGCGAGCGTGCTGGTGATGCTGGGCCTGAACTACTTCCTGAAACGCACCCTGACCGGCGCGACCATCGAGGCCATGAGTCAGAATCGCGAGGGCGCGCGGCTGGTGGGCATCAACACCAACCGGGTGGGCATGCTGACCTTCGCGATCAGCGGGGCGCTCGCGGCGGTCGCGGCGAGCCTGATCGCGCCGATCAATGCGGTGACGCCCAGCATGGGTGAGGTCATGAACCTCAAGGTGTTCGCGATCATCATCCTGGGCGGCATGGGCAGCGTGCCCGGCGCGATCGTGGGCGCGTTCCTGCTGGCGTTCACGGAGGTGTTCGGCGGCTTCTACATCAGCCTGGACTTCGCGGACGTGATCGGGTTCGCCATGCTGGTGGTCGTGCTCGCGCTGCGCCCGCAGGGGCTGTTCAGGAAGGGCACGTGA
- the sugE gene encoding quaternary ammonium compound efflux SMR transporter SugE, which translates to MAWTLLVIAGLLEVGWAIGLKYTEGFTRPVPTALTLLSMVASMGLLGLAAKTLPIGTAYGVWVGIGAVGAAILGIVLFHESVTPARVAFMILMIVSIIGLKATSGH; encoded by the coding sequence ATGGCATGGACTCTGCTCGTCATCGCCGGACTGCTGGAAGTCGGCTGGGCCATTGGCCTGAAGTACACGGAAGGTTTCACCCGTCCCGTTCCCACCGCCCTGACCCTGCTGAGCATGGTCGCCAGCATGGGCCTGCTGGGCCTCGCCGCCAAGACCCTGCCCATCGGCACCGCGTACGGCGTGTGGGTCGGGATTGGCGCGGTGGGCGCGGCCATCCTGGGCATCGTGCTGTTCCACGAGAGCGTCACGCCCGCCCGCGTCGCGTTCATGATCCTGATGATCGTGTCCATCATCGGTCTGAAAGCCACCAGCGGCCACTGA
- a CDS encoding GNAT family N-acetyltransferase has protein sequence MNVTPLALHHAPLLHQLYQAAPGYFALLGTRIPNQKDVERDVEIALLDPRRRLELLYDDRGQLFGSLDCKSDYPEPGDLTINLLLIREDRQSQGLGEQVVRHLEARAPGGTTRILASVLGENPRGARFWERLGYTFTMDARPVMSWYARPLTAPRAQPVTGVPLAGD, from the coding sequence TTGAACGTCACGCCGCTGGCGCTGCACCACGCGCCGCTGCTTCACCAGCTGTACCAGGCCGCACCCGGCTACTTCGCCCTGCTGGGCACCCGAATTCCAAATCAGAAAGACGTCGAACGCGACGTGGAAATCGCCCTTCTCGACCCCCGACGCCGCCTGGAGCTGCTGTACGACGACCGCGGGCAGCTGTTTGGCAGCCTCGACTGCAAAAGTGACTACCCCGAACCCGGGGACCTCACCATCAACCTGCTGCTCATCCGGGAGGACCGCCAGTCCCAGGGGCTGGGGGAACAGGTCGTGCGGCACCTCGAGGCGCGCGCGCCGGGCGGCACCACCCGCATCCTGGCCAGTGTCCTGGGTGAAAACCCACGCGGGGCGCGCTTCTGGGAGCGGCTGGGGTACACCTTCACCATGGACGCCCGCCCCGTCATGAGCTGGTACGCGCGGCCCCTGACCGCGCCCCGCGCGCAGCCCGTGACCGGCGTTCCCCTCGCTGGCGACTGA
- a CDS encoding DinB family protein, protein MNVREYYAYLTAAREQLWNFLRALPQADLDRNLIEDADRFHSIKDLLLHVTDVEDHWVHGIVLGDGVQRLFPHDWVRPQAQQYDLSWILDYSREVTRRTCAFLDQEPDLNRSVKLVQDDPASDTVTLDQLMWNVMTHEVRHTAQIALMIRQLGHTPPWLDYMRFVRPQSTPSQAGAPDTDGLDDSSDDTDDL, encoded by the coding sequence ATGAACGTCCGCGAGTACTACGCCTACCTGACCGCCGCGCGAGAGCAGCTCTGGAACTTCCTGCGCGCCCTGCCGCAGGCTGATCTGGACCGCAACCTGATCGAGGACGCCGACCGCTTCCACTCGATCAAGGACCTGCTGCTGCACGTCACGGACGTCGAAGACCACTGGGTGCACGGCATCGTGCTCGGGGACGGCGTGCAGCGCCTGTTCCCGCACGACTGGGTGCGGCCCCAGGCGCAGCAGTACGACCTGAGCTGGATTCTGGACTACAGCCGCGAGGTCACGCGGCGCACCTGCGCCTTCTTGGACCAGGAGCCCGACCTGAACCGCAGCGTGAAGCTCGTGCAGGACGACCCGGCCAGCGATACGGTCACGCTGGACCAGCTGATGTGGAACGTCATGACCCACGAGGTGCGCCACACCGCTCAGATCGCGCTGATGATCCGCCAGCTGGGCCACACGCCCCCCTGGCTGGACTACATGCGCTTCGTGCGGCCCCAGAGCACCCCGTCGCAGGCGGGCGCGCCGGACACGGACGGGCTCGACGACAGCAGCGACGACACCGACGATCTGTAA
- a CDS encoding ABC transporter substrate-binding protein, whose amino-acid sequence MKKRFLFPTLLALAGSSALADKVVNIGFSGPLSGGAAFYGKDVQSGIDMAIAELNRTGVTVKGEKVTFKLVALDDRYLPNETATNVKRLTSQGIDVVFVPHAGGILTVQPMTTRDPEFLLVAYSSEPKILDARNPLTFMLPPRYDNYLQPFAATQMKAFGKRLGLLGTNSAYGKQWTDAISDEWKKQGGTVLGNNSVDYNTTVDYSSAVTKALADKPDVLFIGGPSQPTALVVKAAREQGFKGGFIVMDQAKFEQMDQVVPRNYLDGSVGVLPTKEFPGTQVFVTLYQRLYKKVPTSEAALNYMGMNIIAKAMELAGTTDNPEAIRAQLDAAAKALPQNKTVFKLYGVTDKGHVDAQFLVASVKGGQYTRLRLIKTFK is encoded by the coding sequence ATGAAGAAACGGTTCCTCTTCCCCACCCTGCTCGCCCTAGCGGGCAGCTCCGCGCTGGCCGACAAGGTCGTGAACATCGGCTTCTCCGGTCCCCTCTCGGGCGGCGCGGCCTTCTACGGCAAGGACGTCCAGAGCGGCATCGACATGGCCATTGCCGAACTGAACCGCACGGGCGTGACCGTCAAGGGCGAGAAGGTCACGTTCAAACTGGTCGCGCTGGACGACCGGTACCTGCCCAACGAGACCGCCACGAACGTCAAACGCCTCACCAGTCAGGGCATCGACGTGGTCTTCGTGCCGCACGCCGGGGGCATCCTGACCGTGCAGCCCATGACGACCCGCGACCCGGAATTCCTGCTCGTGGCGTACAGCAGCGAACCCAAGATCCTCGACGCCCGCAACCCGCTGACGTTCATGCTGCCGCCCCGCTACGACAACTACCTGCAGCCCTTCGCGGCCACGCAGATGAAAGCGTTCGGTAAGCGCCTGGGCCTGCTGGGCACGAACAGCGCGTACGGCAAGCAGTGGACGGACGCGATCAGCGACGAGTGGAAGAAGCAGGGCGGCACCGTCCTGGGGAACAACAGCGTGGACTACAACACCACGGTGGACTACTCCAGCGCCGTCACGAAGGCCCTGGCGGACAAACCCGACGTGCTGTTCATCGGCGGGCCCAGCCAGCCCACCGCGCTGGTCGTGAAGGCCGCGCGCGAGCAGGGCTTCAAGGGCGGCTTCATCGTGATGGACCAGGCGAAGTTCGAGCAGATGGATCAGGTCGTGCCGCGCAACTACCTGGACGGCAGCGTGGGCGTGCTGCCCACCAAGGAGTTCCCGGGCACGCAGGTATTCGTGACGCTGTACCAGCGCCTGTACAAGAAGGTACCCACCAGCGAGGCCGCGCTGAACTACATGGGCATGAACATCATCGCCAAGGCGATGGAACTGGCGGGCACCACCGACAACCCCGAGGCGATCCGCGCGCAGCTGGACGCCGCTGCCAAGGCCCTGCCGCAGAACAAGACGGTCTTCAAGCTGTACGGCGTGACCGACAAGGGCCACGTGGACGCGCAGTTCCTGGTGGCCAGCGTCAAGGGCGGGCAGTACACCCGCCTGCGCCTGATCAAGACCTTCAAGTAA
- a CDS encoding ABC transporter ATP-binding protein: MLDVENLGIRFGGLHAVRDVTASIPAGQITAIIGPNGAGKSTFFNLISGFYRPTTGTIRFQGEDLTRRPTHEVVARGVARTFQTTTIYRELSVLENAMIGHRVRTRAGLLDALLRTPRERQDARGSRDGALRALERVGLVQQAHLPAGALTQEGQKRVGIAMALASEPKLLLLDEPAAGMNPEETVNLMALIRELVAGGLTVALVEHKMSLVMGLADHILVLHHGQLIAQGTPAQVSRDPAVIEAYLGSHAHGGQMGQGAQGGEAAHA, translated from the coding sequence GTGCTTGACGTCGAGAACCTGGGCATCCGCTTCGGCGGGCTGCACGCCGTGAGGGACGTGACGGCCAGCATCCCCGCCGGGCAGATCACCGCGATCATCGGGCCGAACGGGGCGGGCAAGAGCACCTTCTTCAACCTGATCAGCGGCTTCTACCGCCCCACCACCGGCACCATCCGTTTCCAGGGCGAGGACCTCACCCGCCGCCCCACCCACGAGGTCGTGGCGCGCGGCGTGGCCCGCACGTTCCAGACGACCACCATCTACCGAGAACTGAGCGTGCTGGAGAACGCCATGATCGGGCACCGCGTCCGCACACGCGCCGGACTGCTCGACGCGCTGCTGCGCACCCCCCGCGAACGCCAGGACGCCCGGGGCAGCCGTGACGGCGCGCTGCGCGCCCTGGAACGCGTGGGGCTCGTCCAGCAGGCGCACCTGCCCGCCGGGGCCCTGACGCAGGAAGGCCAGAAACGCGTGGGCATCGCCATGGCACTGGCCAGCGAACCGAAGCTGCTGCTGCTGGACGAACCCGCCGCCGGCATGAATCCCGAGGAGACCGTGAACCTCATGGCCCTGATCCGTGAACTCGTCGCGGGCGGCCTGACGGTCGCGCTGGTCGAGCACAAGATGAGCCTCGTGATGGGCCTCGCCGATCACATCCTGGTGCTGCATCACGGGCAGCTGATCGCGCAGGGCACCCCGGCGCAGGTCAGCCGCGACCCGGCCGTGATCGAGGCGTACCTGGGCTCGCACGCGCACGGTGGGCAGATGGGCCAGGGCGCGCAGGGCGGGGAGGCCGCGCATGCTTGA
- a CDS encoding tRNA dihydrouridine synthase: MAGYSDAPMRQLAAEQGALWTVSEMISARGLMGGGDTEKLNLGRPYPGEQDRVVQLFGAESEVLAGAVARVEAWFAPAAIDLNMGCPVPKIRGRGGACLLQTPETAYELVRAMRSATTLDVSAKIRMGWDHDRSVEVAQGLEAAGVALITVHGRTSAQRYTGEADWDAIARVAAAVRVPVVGSGDITTPAVARERQRRGVAAVMIGRGAVGNPWIFRALATGDEARPDAHERARTALRHAELQEQFYDDDTGRLTLRPLRKVLPQYLPDHPELRDVLTQVLTAADVRRALAPLLGERRTHAAPGEYAVSHS; encoded by the coding sequence ATGGCCGGGTACAGTGACGCGCCCATGCGGCAGCTGGCCGCGGAGCAGGGCGCGCTGTGGACCGTCAGTGAGATGATCAGCGCGCGCGGCCTGATGGGCGGCGGCGACACCGAGAAACTCAACCTGGGCCGCCCCTACCCGGGCGAGCAGGACCGCGTGGTGCAGCTGTTCGGCGCCGAGAGCGAGGTACTGGCCGGCGCGGTCGCGCGCGTAGAGGCGTGGTTCGCCCCGGCCGCCATCGACCTGAACATGGGCTGCCCCGTCCCGAAGATCCGCGGGCGGGGCGGCGCGTGCCTGCTCCAGACGCCGGAAACGGCGTACGAACTGGTGCGGGCCATGCGCTCGGCGACCACGCTGGACGTCAGCGCGAAGATCCGCATGGGCTGGGACCATGACCGCAGCGTGGAGGTCGCGCAGGGCCTGGAGGCCGCCGGGGTCGCGCTGATCACTGTGCACGGCCGCACCAGTGCCCAGCGGTACACCGGTGAGGCCGACTGGGACGCGATTGCGCGCGTGGCGGCAGCGGTGCGCGTGCCGGTGGTGGGCAGCGGGGACATCACCACGCCCGCCGTGGCCCGCGAGCGGCAGCGCCGGGGCGTGGCGGCCGTGATGATCGGGCGCGGCGCGGTCGGCAACCCCTGGATCTTCCGGGCCCTGGCCACCGGAGACGAGGCCCGCCCGGACGCCCACGAGCGCGCCCGCACCGCCCTGCGGCACGCCGAGTTGCAGGAGCAGTTCTACGACGATGACACGGGCCGCCTGACCCTGCGTCCGCTGCGCAAGGTGCTGCCACAGTACCTGCCGGACCACCCGGAACTGCGAGACGTGCTGACCCAGGTCCTGACGGCCGCTGACGTGCGCCGCGCCCTGGCGCCGCTGCTGGGCGAGCGCCGCACCCACGCCGCTCCGGGAGAGTATGCTGTGAGTCATTCATGA
- a CDS encoding serine hydrolase domain-containing protein, protein MSTTTGISTDRLHAWEAHVKAAYLDPGLLPHALTVVYRRGELVHQHAQGYADVEASRALRDTDIFRIYSMTKPVTSLAFMMLLEEGRVTLNDPVSSVIPGWANLGVWAQEEGGVITTEPPARPMRMIDLLRHTSGLSYHIQQGGRVDALYRERGIGSATDLAGFIDALADVPLEHHPGEAWHYSAATDVLGYVVERLSGQPFENFVRTRILEPLGMTDTDFSVPPDKAARFMPCYVLTGRGRTLFDPAHGSRYLAAPRFVSGGGGLVSTAADYLRFCRMLLRGGELDGARIVGPKTLELMTRNHLPGGADVASLARSPIAVSASASRGVGFGLGFAVTLDPVRAQRLGNAGDFSWGGAAGTYFWIDPVEDLAVIFMTQQLMSPERVQDDLRTFVYSALTDSPTRPHTLA, encoded by the coding sequence ATGTCCACGACCACCGGTATCTCAACCGACCGCCTCCACGCCTGGGAGGCGCACGTGAAGGCCGCGTACCTCGATCCGGGCCTCCTCCCGCATGCCCTGACCGTCGTGTACCGGCGCGGCGAACTCGTCCACCAGCACGCGCAGGGTTACGCCGACGTGGAGGCCTCGCGGGCCCTGCGGGACACCGACATCTTCCGCATCTACTCCATGACCAAGCCAGTCACCAGTCTCGCGTTCATGATGCTGCTCGAGGAGGGACGGGTCACGCTGAACGACCCGGTCAGCTCGGTCATTCCCGGCTGGGCGAACCTGGGCGTGTGGGCCCAGGAGGAGGGCGGCGTGATCACGACCGAACCGCCCGCGCGGCCCATGCGCATGATTGACCTGCTGCGCCACACCTCGGGCCTGAGCTACCACATCCAGCAGGGCGGGCGGGTGGACGCCCTGTACCGCGAGCGCGGCATCGGCTCGGCAACCGACCTCGCGGGCTTCATCGACGCGCTCGCGGACGTGCCGCTGGAGCACCACCCCGGCGAGGCGTGGCACTACTCGGCCGCGACCGACGTTCTGGGCTACGTCGTGGAACGCCTCTCCGGGCAGCCCTTCGAGAACTTCGTGCGGACGCGCATCCTTGAACCTCTGGGCATGACCGACACCGACTTCTCGGTCCCGCCGGACAAGGCGGCGCGCTTCATGCCCTGCTACGTCCTGACCGGGCGGGGCCGTACGCTGTTCGACCCCGCACACGGCAGCCGGTATCTGGCGGCGCCGCGCTTCGTGTCGGGCGGCGGCGGGCTGGTCTCCACCGCCGCGGACTACCTGCGCTTCTGCCGCATGCTGCTGCGCGGCGGCGAACTGGACGGCGCGCGCATCGTGGGACCCAAGACGCTGGAACTCATGACCCGCAACCACCTGCCGGGCGGCGCGGACGTGGCCAGCCTGGCACGCTCACCCATCGCGGTATCCGCGTCGGCCAGCCGGGGGGTGGGCTTCGGGCTGGGCTTCGCCGTGACCCTCGATCCGGTGCGCGCCCAGCGGCTTGGCAACGCCGGGGACTTCTCCTGGGGCGGTGCGGCCGGCACGTACTTCTGGATCGACCCCGTGGAGGACCTGGCCGTGATCTTCATGACGCAGCAGCTCATGTCGCCGGAGCGGGTGCAGGACGACCTGCGCACCTTCGTGTACTCCGCCCTGACCGACAGCCCGACCCGGCCGCACACACTGGCCTGA
- a CDS encoding quinone-dependent dihydroorotate dehydrogenase — MYRSLIKPLLFRLDAEDAHHLTIGLMDAASRVPAWPALARRVTAPASPMLEQTLWGQRLASPVGLAAGLDKNGVAVPAFTALGFGFLEVGTVTPLPQPGNDRPRLFRLPQDGALINRMGFNNAGMTDLHARLGGLGARPAPVWVNIGKNKVTPNEDAAQDYRRCVAALQDVADAFVVNVSSPNTPGLRALQGADDLGALVREVLQEVEAQRVRTLKAPPVLVKLAPDLHPADFEASVDAAVTAGVAGLIISNTTLSRDGLTHPNQKETGGLSGRPLTRRATDLVRAAYRQTGGRVPIVGVGGIFSAQDAYDRIRAGATLTEVYSALIFEGPGLVRDLNSGLARLLARDGFTHVREAVGTAG; from the coding sequence GTGTACCGTTCGCTGATCAAGCCGCTGCTGTTCCGCCTGGACGCGGAGGACGCCCACCACCTCACGATCGGCCTGATGGACGCCGCGTCCCGCGTGCCCGCGTGGCCCGCCCTGGCGCGGCGCGTCACGGCGCCCGCGTCCCCCATGCTGGAGCAGACCCTCTGGGGGCAGCGCTTGGCGAGCCCGGTAGGCCTCGCGGCGGGACTAGACAAGAACGGCGTGGCCGTCCCGGCATTCACGGCGCTGGGATTCGGCTTTCTGGAGGTCGGGACCGTCACGCCCCTGCCGCAGCCCGGCAACGACCGCCCGCGCCTGTTCCGCCTGCCGCAGGACGGCGCGCTGATCAACCGCATGGGCTTCAACAACGCCGGGATGACCGACCTGCACGCCCGCCTGGGCGGACTGGGCGCGCGGCCCGCGCCGGTCTGGGTGAACATCGGGAAGAACAAGGTCACCCCGAACGAGGACGCCGCGCAGGACTATCGCCGCTGCGTCGCCGCCCTCCAGGACGTCGCGGACGCCTTCGTCGTGAACGTCAGCAGTCCCAACACGCCCGGCCTGCGCGCCTTGCAGGGCGCGGACGACCTGGGCGCCCTGGTGCGCGAGGTCCTGCAGGAGGTCGAGGCGCAGCGGGTGCGGACCCTGAAGGCCCCCCCGGTCCTCGTGAAACTTGCCCCGGACCTGCACCCCGCCGACTTCGAAGCCAGCGTGGACGCCGCCGTGACTGCAGGTGTGGCGGGCCTGATCATCAGCAACACCACCCTCTCCCGCGACGGCCTCACCCACCCCAACCAGAAAGAAACGGGCGGCCTGAGCGGACGGCCCCTCACGCGCCGCGCCACCGACCTCGTGCGCGCCGCGTACCGGCAGACTGGCGGGCGCGTCCCCATCGTGGGTGTGGGCGGCATCTTCAGCGCGCAGGACGCCTACGACCGCATCCGCGCCGGGGCCACCCTGACCGAGGTGTACTCCGCCCTGATCTTCGAGGGCCCCGGCCTCGTCCGCGACCTGAACAGCGGCCTGGCGCGCCTGCTCGCCCGCGACGGCTTCACACACGTCCGCGAGGCGGTCGGCACCGCGGGCTGA
- a CDS encoding ABC transporter ATP-binding protein gives MLEIRDLTVRYGPFTALHALNLSVQRGEIVVLLGANGAGKSTLFRTLSGLQRPAGGSATWNGTSLTTGRPELNVASGVSQCPEGRLLFPELSVEKNLRLGAFVHRRDPAGTARELDRAYDLFPALIEKRHAPAGSLSGGQQQMVAIARALMARPQLLLLDEPSLGLAPLVVEQVFSAVQRVNETGVTVLLAEQNAFAALSIAHRGYVLEGGRLTLEGTQSALMTDDRVRSAYLGV, from the coding sequence ATGCTTGAGATCCGCGACCTGACCGTCCGTTACGGCCCCTTCACGGCGCTGCACGCCCTGAACCTCAGCGTGCAGCGCGGCGAGATCGTCGTGCTGCTCGGCGCGAACGGCGCGGGCAAGAGCACCCTCTTTCGCACCCTGAGCGGCCTGCAGCGCCCCGCAGGCGGCAGCGCCACCTGGAACGGCACGAGCCTCACGACCGGCCGCCCGGAACTCAACGTGGCCAGCGGCGTCTCGCAGTGCCCCGAGGGCCGCCTGCTGTTCCCGGAACTGAGCGTCGAGAAGAACCTGCGCCTCGGCGCGTTCGTGCACCGCCGCGACCCCGCCGGGACCGCCCGCGAACTGGACCGCGCGTACGACCTCTTCCCCGCCCTGATCGAGAAACGGCACGCGCCCGCCGGGAGCCTCTCGGGCGGGCAGCAGCAGATGGTCGCCATCGCCCGCGCCCTGATGGCCCGCCCGCAACTGCTGCTGCTGGACGAACCCAGCCTGGGCCTCGCGCCGCTGGTCGTCGAGCAGGTGTTCAGCGCCGTGCAGCGCGTCAACGAGACCGGCGTGACCGTCCTGCTGGCCGAGCAGAACGCCTTCGCCGCGCTGAGCATCGCCCACCGGGGCTACGTGCTCGAGGGTGGGCGCCTGACGCTGGAGGGCACGCAGAGCGCCCTGATGACCGACGACCGCGTCCGCAGCGCCTACCTGGGCGTGTAA
- a CDS encoding RrF2 family transcriptional regulator translates to MWVSTKAQYGLRALIEIARGEGDAVPLKDVAERQGISQHYLEQIASNLRRSGFIKSIRGAHGGYRLARPARDISAYDVVTAMEGSIAPVSCVEEDHVCDSQNVCGTQNLWYRVDAALRDVLGGTTLADLIEDSNRQQHARLVQIDPSYPHLG, encoded by the coding sequence ATGTGGGTGTCGACGAAAGCACAGTACGGCCTGCGCGCCCTGATCGAGATCGCGCGTGGCGAGGGGGACGCCGTGCCCCTCAAGGACGTCGCCGAACGCCAGGGCATCAGCCAGCACTACCTGGAGCAGATCGCCAGCAACCTACGCCGCTCGGGCTTCATCAAGAGCATCCGCGGCGCGCACGGCGGCTACCGCCTCGCGCGGCCCGCGCGGGACATCAGCGCGTACGACGTCGTCACCGCCATGGAAGGCAGCATCGCCCCCGTCTCCTGCGTCGAGGAGGACCACGTGTGCGACAGCCAGAACGTGTGCGGCACCCAGAACCTCTGGTACCGCGTGGACGCCGCGCTGCGCGACGTGCTGGGCGGCACCACCCTGGCCGACCTGATCGAGGACAGCAACCGCCAGCAGCACGCCCGCCTCGTGCAGATCGACCCCAGCTACCCGCACCTGGGCTGA
- a CDS encoding branched-chain amino acid ABC transporter permease, producing MSRFVWPALFVLAAVVPFLHPSGYLLDVGVNIMMWAVLAYGLNVMLGYTGLLPLAHAGFFGIGAYTTGILTLKAGWSFWLAWPAGIALAALAGLLLGLVAFRTRGDAFSIFTLGVGVIITLVINKWDALTGGNDGLNGIAPPAGLEEASRAIGLKLSGGFYLLALLTLALTVLIVARARASSFGLSLLAIRGGEDLARSAGVNVYTHKLRAMMLSTALAGLAGGLYATYVGFLGSAVTGPTTTFTVLLYLLVGGLGTLAGPLLGTALIYSLTQTLKGLQDYQYIVFGPLLVLLVMYAPHGLAGLWARLRAARPARAAKTKEVSGA from the coding sequence GTGAGCCGCTTCGTCTGGCCCGCACTGTTCGTCCTGGCCGCCGTGGTGCCCTTCCTGCATCCCAGCGGGTACCTGCTGGACGTCGGCGTGAACATCATGATGTGGGCGGTCCTCGCGTACGGCCTGAACGTCATGCTGGGCTACACGGGCCTGCTACCGCTGGCGCACGCGGGTTTCTTCGGGATCGGGGCGTACACGACCGGCATCCTGACCCTGAAGGCCGGGTGGAGTTTCTGGCTGGCGTGGCCCGCCGGGATCGCGCTGGCCGCGCTGGCGGGGCTGCTGCTGGGGCTGGTGGCGTTCCGCACGCGCGGGGACGCCTTCTCGATCTTCACGCTGGGCGTGGGCGTGATCATCACGCTGGTGATCAACAAGTGGGACGCCCTGACCGGCGGGAACGACGGCCTGAACGGCATCGCACCCCCCGCTGGGCTGGAGGAGGCGTCGCGGGCCATCGGCCTGAAGCTGTCCGGGGGCTTCTACCTGCTGGCGCTGCTGACGCTGGCGCTGACCGTACTGATCGTGGCGCGCGCCCGCGCGAGCAGCTTCGGGCTGTCCCTGCTCGCCATCCGCGGCGGCGAGGACCTGGCCCGCAGCGCGGGCGTGAACGTGTACACCCACAAGCTGCGCGCCATGATGCTCTCCACGGCGCTGGCCGGACTGGCGGGCGGCCTGTACGCCACGTACGTGGGCTTTCTGGGCTCGGCGGTGACCGGGCCGACCACGACCTTCACGGTGCTGCTGTACCTGCTCGTCGGGGGCCTGGGCACGCTGGCCGGGCCGCTGCTGGGCACCGCACTGATCTACAGCCTCACCCAGACGCTCAAGGGGCTTCAGGACTACCAGTACATCGTGTTCGGGCCGCTGCTGGTGCTGCTCGTCATGTACGCCCCGCACGGCCTGGCGGGCCTGTGGGCGCGCCTGCGCGCCGCCCGCCCCGCCCGCGCGGCGAAGACCAAGGAGGTCAGCGGTGCTTGA